One part of the Thermomicrobiales bacterium genome encodes these proteins:
- the panB gene encoding 3-methyl-2-oxobutanoate hydroxymethyltransferase, which yields MAETQREKITAPALRAMKGSERIAMVTAYDYPTARAVEAAGLDAILVGDSLGMIVLGYESTIPVTMDDMVHHTRAVMRGVETVHVVADLPFMSYHVSKAQAVENAGRLMKEGGADAIKLEGGRAMAGRIEAIVRCGIPVMAHIGLTPQASAALGGFKVQGRSLDAARGVIDDALAVEAAGAYAVVVEAVPRQLARIISSRLSIPTIGIGAGVECDGQVLVNGDLLGSFDRFIPRFAKRYADLATTMRDAFATYAAEVRAGQFPEQEHGFAMSREVITALEADGDDD from the coding sequence ATGGCTGAGACACAACGCGAGAAGATCACGGCCCCGGCATTGCGCGCGATGAAGGGGTCGGAGCGCATCGCGATGGTGACTGCTTACGACTATCCGACTGCGCGCGCCGTCGAAGCAGCCGGCCTCGACGCCATCCTCGTCGGTGATTCGCTCGGCATGATCGTGCTGGGCTATGAGTCCACGATTCCGGTGACGATGGATGACATGGTCCATCACACGCGCGCTGTCATGCGCGGCGTCGAGACGGTACATGTTGTCGCTGATCTGCCGTTCATGTCCTATCACGTCAGCAAAGCGCAGGCAGTCGAGAATGCCGGTCGGCTGATGAAGGAGGGCGGCGCGGACGCGATCAAGCTCGAAGGCGGCCGGGCGATGGCCGGGCGCATCGAAGCGATCGTGCGTTGCGGCATCCCGGTCATGGCGCACATCGGTCTGACACCGCAGGCTTCCGCCGCGCTGGGCGGCTTCAAGGTGCAGGGCCGCTCGCTCGATGCCGCTCGCGGCGTGATCGACGACGCGCTGGCGGTCGAAGCAGCCGGAGCGTACGCCGTCGTCGTCGAAGCCGTACCGCGCCAACTGGCCCGCATCATCTCATCGCGTCTGTCGATTCCGACGATCGGGATCGGTGCAGGTGTCGAGTGCGACGGCCAGGTGCTGGTTAATGGCGACCTGCTCGGCTCGTTCGATCGCTTCATCCCCCGCTTCGCCAAACGCTACGCCGACCTGGCGACCACCATGCGCGACGCCTTCGCCACCTACGCAGCCGAAGTGCGCGCAGGCCAGTTCCCTGAACAGGAACACGGCTTCGCTATGTCCCGCGAGGTAATCACTGCGCTGGAGGCCGATGGCGATGATGATTGA